In Pseudovibrio brasiliensis, the following are encoded in one genomic region:
- a CDS encoding YeeE/YedE family protein yields the protein MADTGSYQQTNIDQQIQSPQTLIVIGALMALAVVAVLGLENNGWRVFGGALIGALAGLALYHTSFGFTAAWRRIVTQRRGQGLRAQFLLISLVCLISFPLLQYGSDIGLPTGGFVFPFGVGAAVGAFIFGIGMQLGGGCGSGTLFTVGGGSSRMVITLAFFVLGSVIATAHLPFWNSLPRLPAFSLVRGFGVVPALMITILPLIAFAIFSMFIEKKQWGELEKPRKTTGFLQGQWGYVLGALILALVCVLTFIVLRRPWGVTSGFALWGAKFFYAVGIPVETWPYWKWQVAAIERSVFADSTSVMNFGIVLGALIAAGLAGKFNPVKRINLRDAGTAIVGGLMLGYGARLAYGCNIGAYLGGITSGSMHGWLWLVFAFAGSMVGTRVRHLIGMDPAPVTAK from the coding sequence ATGGCGGATACCGGTAGCTATCAACAAACTAATATCGATCAACAGATTCAGTCCCCACAAACATTAATTGTCATTGGGGCGCTGATGGCTCTGGCAGTGGTTGCTGTGCTGGGGTTGGAAAACAACGGCTGGCGTGTCTTTGGCGGAGCTCTGATAGGTGCTCTGGCAGGCCTCGCTCTATACCACACGAGCTTTGGATTTACCGCTGCCTGGCGCCGGATTGTGACCCAGCGAAGGGGGCAGGGGCTACGCGCTCAATTTCTGCTTATCTCTTTGGTTTGCTTAATAAGTTTCCCACTCCTCCAATACGGATCAGACATCGGCTTACCAACCGGTGGCTTCGTGTTTCCCTTCGGTGTTGGAGCCGCCGTTGGTGCCTTCATTTTTGGCATCGGAATGCAGCTTGGTGGTGGGTGTGGATCAGGCACTTTGTTCACCGTTGGAGGCGGCTCATCCCGCATGGTGATCACCCTTGCCTTCTTCGTTTTAGGCAGCGTGATCGCAACAGCGCACCTTCCGTTCTGGAATTCTCTTCCAAGATTACCGGCATTTTCGCTTGTGCGCGGTTTTGGGGTGGTCCCCGCGCTGATGATCACGATTCTGCCGCTCATCGCCTTTGCGATATTCTCGATGTTTATCGAGAAGAAACAATGGGGTGAGTTGGAAAAACCCCGCAAAACAACTGGCTTTTTACAGGGCCAGTGGGGCTATGTTCTGGGTGCGTTGATATTGGCGTTGGTTTGCGTTCTTACGTTCATTGTGCTGCGCCGCCCATGGGGTGTCACCTCCGGCTTCGCTCTCTGGGGCGCAAAGTTTTTCTACGCAGTTGGTATCCCGGTAGAGACCTGGCCCTACTGGAAATGGCAGGTCGCAGCAATTGAAAGATCGGTCTTCGCAGATTCCACATCAGTCATGAACTTCGGCATCGTGCTGGGAGCTTTGATTGCTGCTGGACTGGCTGGCAAGTTCAATCCGGTGAAGAGGATCAACCTCAGAGATGCTGGTACCGCGATTGTTGGCGGTCTGATGCTCGGCTACGGCGCACGCCTCGCTTACGGGTGCAACATCGGGGCTTACCTTGGGGGGATAACTTCAGGCTCCATGCATGGTTGGCTATGGCTCGTTTTTGCTTTCGCCGGCTCCATGGTCGGAACCCGTGTCCGTCATTTGATCGGCATGGATCCGGCGCCCGTTACTGCAAAGTGA
- a CDS encoding efflux RND transporter periplasmic adaptor subunit: MKNKIEFPAGRNGSLISSARKVAASFLVASLGSFLISGVVNAQEAAPPPPGVLVEPARKEVIEEERVFAGRTEAISQVALIARVGGFLEPLEFREGQTVKQGDLLYVIQQEPYEFAVEQSQANLESAQAKVDLAKVDFDRKEQLVNRDTISVSELDTARANLKEANATLALRQADLKLSELDLSYTEIRAPLDGQIGTSAFKEGAYVNANSGTLATITSLDPIRVAFPVPQALILQAQRADNLETDNILLRIRLSDGKFYQHDGKLDFLEAEANPGTDTVTAYAVFENPDHVLFDHQLVDVVANPKDAAPVLVVSQSALLLDQEGPYVLKVNKEDVVEQQRITVVDQINGLVIVGSGLEEGDLVITSGIQKVRPGIKVNAQLAGQ; the protein is encoded by the coding sequence ATGAAAAATAAAATTGAATTCCCTGCCGGCCGGAATGGAAGTTTGATTTCATCTGCACGTAAAGTCGCCGCTTCATTTCTGGTGGCGTCTCTTGGCAGTTTCCTCATTTCAGGAGTGGTCAACGCGCAAGAGGCAGCGCCCCCGCCGCCGGGCGTTCTTGTAGAACCTGCGCGCAAAGAAGTTATTGAAGAAGAACGCGTTTTCGCAGGGCGTACCGAGGCAATCAGTCAGGTCGCCCTCATCGCACGTGTTGGCGGGTTTCTTGAACCCTTAGAGTTCAGGGAAGGCCAGACTGTCAAACAAGGCGATCTTCTCTACGTGATCCAGCAGGAGCCGTATGAGTTTGCCGTTGAGCAATCGCAGGCCAATCTGGAAAGTGCGCAGGCCAAGGTGGATCTGGCAAAGGTCGACTTCGACCGTAAGGAGCAGCTGGTCAATCGAGACACGATCTCGGTTTCAGAACTGGACACAGCTCGCGCCAACCTAAAAGAAGCCAACGCCACCCTCGCTCTTCGTCAGGCAGACCTCAAACTCTCCGAACTTGATCTGAGCTACACAGAAATCCGTGCCCCTCTGGATGGCCAGATCGGAACCTCCGCGTTTAAGGAAGGGGCTTACGTCAATGCCAACAGCGGTACACTGGCAACCATCACCTCTCTTGACCCAATCCGCGTTGCTTTCCCTGTTCCTCAGGCGCTGATCCTGCAGGCACAGCGGGCAGATAATCTGGAAACAGACAATATCCTCCTTCGCATTCGCTTGTCTGACGGCAAGTTCTATCAACACGACGGCAAGCTGGACTTCCTGGAAGCGGAAGCCAATCCAGGCACTGACACCGTCACTGCCTATGCTGTGTTTGAGAACCCTGATCATGTCCTCTTCGATCATCAGCTGGTTGATGTGGTCGCCAACCCTAAAGATGCAGCCCCCGTGCTCGTTGTCTCCCAGTCCGCACTGCTGCTGGATCAGGAAGGTCCATATGTGCTGAAGGTGAACAAGGAAGATGTGGTTGAACAGCAGCGTATCACCGTTGTTGACCAGATCAACGGCCTCGTCATCGTTGGCAGTGGTCTGGAAGAAGGCGATCTGGTGATCACCTCCGGCATTCAGAAAGTCCGCCCGGGAATTAAAGTCAACGCGCAGCTGGCAGGTCAGTAA
- a CDS encoding thiamine pyrophosphate-binding protein: MRGADLIAQKLHQAGSQYAFGIPGGEVLALMDALNLAGLKFNLVKHENAGGFMAEGAWHGLARQGTDAPVVLLATLGPGVTNAVNVVANAFQDRVPMIFLTGCVDAAEAETYTHQVMDHQQLLRPIVKASFKASAGALNAMMDKAISIAMSGQPGPVHIDVPISVAEGESTETQKAPNYGVRAAQLPFGDVLEQARDLLGSAQRPIAIAGVDAVNVDAGNEIEAFCEAYQIPLITSYKGKGLIPENHKLSLGGAGLSPKADKSLMPLLADADLVVLIGYDPIEMRVNWRNPWSEDTSVIELTPVLRSHGMHHVSHTLEGDIKPTLLSLTPEDETGVVPEESDWLRDRIAPAKDKLKADFAAEESGWGPATVFHGLREALPDTTVATADSGAHRILVSQIWESLHPRTMLQSSALCTMACALPLGIGHKMAKPEDPVVVFVGDAGLEMGLGDLAVLRDMQVPFIVCVLVDESLSLIELKQRANQNPNLGVDFSATNFPALAEAYGGHGVWVDDAESLKQEAKAALERDTFTVLACRIDRRAYDGKL, translated from the coding sequence ATGCGCGGTGCTGATCTTATTGCTCAAAAACTGCATCAGGCCGGTAGCCAGTATGCCTTCGGTATTCCGGGAGGCGAAGTTCTGGCCCTTATGGATGCGCTCAACCTCGCCGGATTGAAGTTCAATCTGGTGAAGCATGAAAACGCTGGTGGCTTCATGGCTGAAGGTGCATGGCATGGCCTTGCCCGCCAAGGCACGGATGCACCTGTTGTTCTGTTGGCGACGCTTGGCCCAGGTGTGACCAACGCGGTCAACGTGGTGGCCAATGCTTTTCAGGATCGTGTTCCGATGATCTTCCTGACAGGGTGTGTGGATGCAGCTGAGGCTGAGACCTACACCCACCAGGTGATGGACCATCAGCAGTTGCTGCGCCCAATCGTAAAGGCCAGCTTCAAAGCCTCTGCTGGTGCGTTGAACGCCATGATGGACAAGGCGATTTCCATTGCCATGTCTGGTCAGCCGGGGCCCGTGCACATTGATGTGCCGATTTCCGTTGCTGAAGGCGAAAGCACAGAAACACAGAAAGCGCCGAACTACGGTGTTCGCGCTGCACAGCTGCCATTTGGTGATGTGCTGGAGCAGGCGCGTGATCTGCTGGGTTCTGCCCAACGCCCTATCGCGATTGCTGGTGTTGATGCCGTCAACGTAGATGCTGGCAATGAGATTGAGGCCTTCTGTGAAGCCTATCAGATCCCGCTGATCACCAGCTACAAGGGCAAGGGGCTCATTCCAGAGAACCATAAGCTTTCACTGGGTGGGGCTGGCCTTTCTCCAAAAGCCGACAAGAGCCTGATGCCATTGCTGGCGGATGCCGATCTTGTTGTGTTGATTGGGTATGACCCCATCGAGATGCGTGTGAACTGGCGCAATCCATGGAGTGAAGACACTTCGGTGATTGAGCTCACACCCGTGCTGCGCAGCCATGGCATGCACCATGTGAGCCATACACTGGAAGGTGACATCAAGCCGACCCTGCTTTCACTCACACCAGAGGATGAGACAGGTGTTGTTCCTGAGGAGAGCGACTGGCTTCGTGATCGGATCGCGCCTGCAAAAGACAAGCTGAAAGCAGACTTTGCTGCAGAGGAAAGCGGTTGGGGGCCGGCGACTGTGTTCCATGGCCTTCGTGAAGCTCTGCCGGATACCACTGTTGCTACGGCTGACAGCGGTGCGCACCGTATTCTGGTGAGCCAGATCTGGGAGAGCCTCCACCCACGAACCATGCTGCAGAGTTCGGCGCTTTGTACGATGGCTTGTGCCTTGCCACTGGGCATTGGCCATAAGATGGCAAAGCCAGAAGATCCGGTTGTCGTGTTTGTTGGTGATGCTGGCCTTGAGATGGGTCTTGGTGATCTGGCAGTTCTGCGTGACATGCAGGTGCCGTTCATTGTCTGCGTGCTGGTTGATGAGAGCCTGTCTCTGATTGAACTGAAGCAGCGCGCCAATCAGAACCCTAATCTGGGCGTGGACTTCTCTGCCACCAACTTCCCTGCCCTTGCTGAAGCTTATGGCGGTCATGGGGTCTGGGTGGATGATGCAGAGAGCCTGAAACAGGAAGCGAAGGCAGCGCTGGAACGCGATACCTTCACTGTTCTTGCTTGCCGCATTGACCGTAGAGCCTACGACGGCAAGCTGTAA
- a CDS encoding CaiB/BaiF CoA transferase family protein, whose amino-acid sequence MNSQRDGEQHHSSNNTKGPLDGLVVLDLSRILAGPTCTQLLGDMGAEIIKIEHPQRGDDTRKWGPPFLKGKDGADTGESAYYLSSNRNKHSLGIDMRSEEGVEMLKELAATADVVIENFKVGDLARKGLGYDDLRAKNDRLIYCSITGFGQTGPYSHRAGYDALIQAMGGIMSITGLPEEEGGSPTKIGVGIADVMCGMYACNAILAALHHREKSGEGQHIDISLLDCQVAWLINQGLSYLTDGNIPKRLGNAHPTIVPYETFPASDKDFMVAVGNDAQYQRFCEVLGCRELSTDPRFATNADRVRNRAELVPLLRQFTIKQGAQHWTDELEAVGVPCGPVNDLAGVFSDPQILHRGMKISLPHRQSEDGQVSLIGNPINYSKTPVTYRKAPPTLGEDSLEVLTKYLQKTREEIDDLAARGVVSLGDS is encoded by the coding sequence TTGAATTCTCAACGAGACGGTGAACAGCACCACTCTTCCAACAACACCAAAGGGCCACTGGATGGCCTTGTGGTGCTTGACCTTTCCCGCATTCTGGCAGGCCCAACCTGTACCCAGCTGCTGGGCGACATGGGCGCTGAGATCATCAAGATTGAACACCCGCAGCGTGGCGATGATACCCGTAAGTGGGGGCCTCCTTTCCTGAAAGGCAAAGACGGGGCCGACACTGGCGAGAGCGCCTATTACCTCAGCTCCAACCGCAACAAGCATTCGCTTGGCATCGACATGCGCTCCGAAGAAGGCGTGGAGATGCTGAAGGAGCTGGCGGCGACTGCCGATGTGGTTATCGAGAACTTCAAGGTTGGTGACCTTGCCCGCAAAGGGCTGGGTTATGATGATCTGCGCGCGAAAAATGATCGTCTGATCTACTGTTCCATTACCGGTTTTGGCCAGACAGGCCCTTATTCTCACCGTGCAGGCTATGACGCGCTGATCCAGGCCATGGGCGGGATCATGAGCATTACCGGCTTGCCTGAGGAAGAAGGTGGTAGCCCAACCAAGATTGGTGTCGGCATCGCTGACGTGATGTGTGGCATGTACGCCTGTAACGCTATTTTGGCAGCCCTGCATCACCGAGAAAAAAGCGGTGAAGGTCAGCACATCGACATTTCCTTGCTGGATTGTCAGGTGGCCTGGCTGATCAATCAGGGCCTTTCTTATCTGACGGATGGCAACATCCCAAAACGGCTTGGTAATGCGCACCCGACCATCGTGCCTTATGAGACCTTCCCGGCCTCTGATAAAGACTTCATGGTGGCTGTTGGCAACGATGCGCAGTACCAGCGTTTCTGTGAGGTTCTGGGTTGTCGTGAGCTAAGCACTGATCCACGCTTTGCGACCAATGCTGACCGTGTGCGCAACCGCGCTGAGTTGGTGCCATTGCTGCGCCAATTCACGATCAAGCAAGGTGCCCAGCATTGGACTGACGAGCTTGAAGCTGTTGGTGTTCCATGTGGGCCGGTCAACGATCTGGCCGGTGTCTTCAGCGATCCGCAGATCCTGCATCGTGGCATGAAGATTTCTCTGCCACACCGGCAATCTGAAGACGGTCAGGTTAGCCTGATTGGTAACCCGATCAACTATAGCAAGACGCCGGTTACATATCGTAAAGCGCCGCCGACCCTTGGCGAGGACAGCCTTGAAGTGCTCACCAAATACCTACAAAAAACTAGAGAAGAAATTGACGATCTCGCAGCTCGCGGTGTCGTGTCACTGGGAGATTCATAA
- a CDS encoding alpha/beta hydrolase family esterase, protein MSLITSAITFATVVLSGLVPNASMAEEATCGVTAPCEVESGEYYIALPDSPVSDEQIGAIIYLHGWKGKADRAIENKALRNLANELGVALIVPQGVGGSWSYPGSPSQDRNEFKFFDELLADVSDRFPIDSEKILLSGFSMGGSMVWNLACYKGENYAGFAPIAGAFWDPIPEKCPSPLTNLYHTHGVEDKTVPMVGRAIGANWRQSDVFDSLDVWKRQAGLYGTEPTSITAGELECDVWSAEGEKLELCLHDGGHSMKANWIRRAWLDLANTKHW, encoded by the coding sequence ATGAGCCTTATTACAAGTGCGATTACGTTTGCTACTGTGGTTCTTTCAGGGTTGGTTCCCAATGCAAGTATGGCTGAGGAAGCGACCTGCGGCGTGACAGCGCCGTGTGAAGTTGAGAGCGGTGAATACTATATTGCACTTCCGGATTCTCCTGTCTCTGATGAACAGATTGGCGCCATAATCTACCTACACGGGTGGAAGGGCAAAGCTGATCGCGCCATTGAGAACAAGGCTCTGCGCAACCTTGCAAACGAGCTCGGTGTCGCCTTGATCGTGCCGCAGGGGGTGGGCGGTTCCTGGTCTTATCCGGGCTCCCCAAGTCAGGATCGCAACGAGTTCAAGTTCTTCGATGAGTTGCTGGCAGACGTTTCTGATCGTTTCCCGATTGATAGTGAGAAGATACTGCTTTCCGGCTTTTCCATGGGCGGTTCCATGGTTTGGAATCTGGCCTGCTATAAAGGCGAAAACTATGCCGGTTTTGCTCCGATTGCTGGTGCCTTCTGGGATCCTATTCCAGAGAAGTGCCCGTCTCCTTTGACCAACTTGTATCACACGCACGGTGTTGAAGATAAAACTGTTCCGATGGTGGGCCGTGCGATTGGCGCGAACTGGCGTCAGTCTGACGTGTTTGACAGTCTGGATGTGTGGAAGCGGCAGGCAGGCCTTTATGGCACCGAGCCAACGTCCATCACTGCGGGCGAGCTGGAGTGTGATGTGTGGTCTGCTGAAGGTGAAAAGCTGGAGCTTTGCCTTCATGATGGTGGTCACTCTATGAAAGCCAACTGGATCCGCCGAGCATGGCTTGATCTTGCCAATACCAAGCACTGGTAA
- a CDS encoding potassium channel family protein — protein sequence MQEAITDFRGALRRLYFGQTTAARSWRIGLLMFDVVTILYFVLSATLPQLESYPTLDWAIGLILLIDYGFRLAIALRPFRAAFDSTALADLIVILSLFAEAFIENLGFLRVIRMLRLLRSYHVMKDLRETFSWFKEHEEIINSALNLMVFVFMVSAVVYVIEAQLNPDINSYMDALYFTVTTLTTTGYGDITMTDTMGRGITIVIMVFGVALFLRLIQTIFRPSKVKYACPDCGLNRHDNDAVHCKHCGNTLHIPTEGEWQ from the coding sequence ATGCAGGAAGCAATAACCGATTTCAGGGGCGCTTTGCGACGTCTCTATTTCGGGCAGACCACCGCAGCGCGTTCCTGGCGCATCGGGCTGTTGATGTTCGATGTGGTGACGATCCTCTACTTCGTGCTTTCTGCCACGCTTCCACAGTTGGAAAGCTACCCAACACTGGATTGGGCTATCGGCCTCATTCTGCTGATTGACTATGGCTTCCGCCTCGCCATTGCTCTGCGGCCTTTCAGAGCGGCGTTTGACAGCACAGCGCTTGCGGATCTGATTGTGATCCTTTCGCTGTTTGCAGAGGCATTTATCGAGAACCTCGGCTTCCTGCGGGTGATCCGCATGCTGCGATTGCTGCGGTCCTATCATGTGATGAAGGATTTACGGGAGACGTTCTCGTGGTTCAAAGAGCATGAAGAGATCATCAACTCGGCCCTGAACCTGATGGTTTTCGTGTTTATGGTGAGCGCGGTTGTTTATGTGATCGAGGCGCAGCTGAACCCCGACATCAACTCCTACATGGACGCGCTGTACTTTACCGTCACCACGCTGACGACGACTGGCTACGGCGACATCACCATGACGGATACGATGGGCCGCGGGATTACGATTGTCATCATGGTGTTTGGCGTGGCGCTGTTTTTGCGGCTGATCCAGACCATTTTCCGTCCGTCGAAAGTCAAATACGCCTGTCCTGATTGTGGCCTTAATCGTCACGATAATGACGCCGTTCACTGCAAGCATTGCGGCAATACCTTGCACATTCCCACCGAAGGGGAATGGCAGTAG
- a CDS encoding SDR family NAD(P)-dependent oxidoreductase, protein MKKAKAIPVPPPPGYLEEWRATNNTCLVTGATDGIGRALAIRLADAGQSLVLVGRSKDKLRSVLKEVGEAGPNRSHRSFVADLSLISEVDRLANEIQQKLPDLSRVVLCASEIPGFQGITKEGIEAGFAVIYLSRFQLLNKLTPLLKKQNAPRVVSFASPATRFELPNMMLLNNPDCKLSNWERRKAHTNCNLLFLAEIAEQLKDTEICINAFGPGLVLTKQIQGYSAARRFWLGMKSSLVGKSAPYAALPAMHMLLSQDFAEKTGGFYECGTKYPPDKHFLDAETRRKFWEDTQQLVQLAQVSACKNT, encoded by the coding sequence ATGAAAAAAGCCAAGGCCATTCCGGTGCCGCCACCTCCCGGGTATTTGGAGGAATGGCGGGCAACCAACAACACCTGTCTGGTAACGGGCGCAACGGATGGCATCGGCAGGGCACTTGCGATCCGTCTGGCAGATGCTGGCCAAAGTCTGGTCCTCGTAGGTCGTTCTAAGGATAAATTGAGATCCGTCCTCAAGGAGGTCGGCGAAGCTGGCCCTAATCGCTCCCACCGCAGCTTTGTTGCAGACCTCTCGCTCATCTCCGAGGTGGATCGCCTCGCCAACGAGATACAGCAAAAGCTGCCAGACCTGAGCCGTGTTGTCCTCTGCGCCAGTGAAATCCCAGGTTTCCAAGGCATCACAAAAGAAGGGATCGAGGCAGGCTTTGCTGTCATCTATCTCAGCCGGTTCCAGCTCCTCAACAAACTCACGCCTCTGCTGAAGAAACAGAACGCGCCCCGTGTCGTTTCTTTCGCCAGCCCTGCCACCCGGTTCGAGCTGCCCAACATGATGCTGCTCAACAATCCGGATTGCAAACTCAGCAACTGGGAACGCCGCAAGGCCCACACCAACTGCAACCTTCTCTTCCTTGCCGAGATCGCAGAACAGCTGAAAGATACAGAGATCTGTATCAACGCCTTTGGCCCAGGTCTTGTCCTCACCAAGCAGATACAGGGCTACAGCGCAGCAAGACGCTTCTGGCTGGGCATGAAGAGCTCATTGGTCGGCAAGTCTGCACCTTACGCGGCACTGCCAGCCATGCACATGCTGCTCTCGCAGGATTTCGCGGAGAAGACTGGCGGCTTCTACGAATGCGGCACCAAATACCCGCCAGACAAGCATTTTCTGGATGCCGAAACGCGGCGCAAGTTCTGGGAAGACACACAACAACTCGTGCAACTGGCACAGGTGAGTGCGTGTAAAAACACCTAG
- a CDS encoding DUF302 domain-containing protein, with the protein MKILTGVLGFVGTLMFVMAAFQPSQAQITTEQAQQGKVLPRNGWRVIETTKAIDELLDSLKKAIREEDMLLVSMASASRGAKANGFEIPGNYVIGVFRNDFARRMLAASVQAGIEAPIRFYLTENPDGSATLSWKTPSFVFQPYRDTASEDLVSLSEELDVVFQRIADRATGNT; encoded by the coding sequence ATGAAAATTCTGACGGGTGTGCTTGGCTTTGTTGGAACATTGATGTTCGTTATGGCCGCCTTTCAACCATCACAAGCTCAAATCACAACAGAACAAGCGCAGCAAGGGAAGGTCCTTCCGCGCAATGGCTGGCGTGTTATTGAAACCACCAAGGCAATCGATGAACTGCTGGATTCGCTTAAGAAAGCCATCCGTGAGGAAGACATGCTGCTGGTCAGCATGGCAAGTGCATCCCGTGGTGCCAAAGCCAACGGCTTCGAAATCCCCGGCAACTACGTCATCGGCGTTTTCCGCAATGACTTCGCCCGCCGCATGTTGGCAGCCAGCGTACAGGCTGGGATCGAGGCCCCTATCCGGTTTTATCTGACGGAAAATCCAGATGGGTCCGCAACATTGTCATGGAAGACACCAAGCTTCGTCTTCCAGCCGTACCGGGATACTGCATCTGAGGATCTGGTCTCGCTGAGCGAGGAGCTGGACGTGGTCTTCCAGCGTATTGCGGACCGTGCCACAGGCAACACCTGA